A window of the Buchnera aphidicola (Periphyllus koelreuteriae) genome harbors these coding sequences:
- the fusA gene encoding elongation factor G, with product MARFTPIKNYRNIGISAHIDAGKTTTTERILFYTGVNHKIGEVHDGAATMDWMEQEQERGITITSAATTAFWSGMANQYESNRINIIDTPGHVDFTIEVERSMRVLDGVIMVYCAVGGVQPQSETVWRQANKYNVPRIAFINKMDRLGANFLKVVNQIKIRLGANPIPIQLSIGSEDNFVGVIDLIKMKAIHWTEKDQGISFSYKKIPNNLLKESKKWNKKIIELVAESDEQLMEKYFNEEEFTENEIKSVLRKKSLKNEIVLVTCGSAFKNKGVQALLDAVIDYLPSPVDVDCVKGISNIESNKIIIRQSNDKEAFSALAFKISTDPYVGNLTFFRVYSGMIRSGDIILNSIKGKKERLGRIVLMHANKREEIKEVYSGDIAAAIGLKDVVTGDTLCDQNNPIILEKMEFPEPVISIAVEPKTKIDQEKMGTALNRLAKEDPSFKVWTDQESNQTIIAGMGELHLEIIVDRMKREFSVDANIGQPQVAYRETISLEVKDIEGKYIKQSGGRGQYGHVVIDIFPLEPGTKGYEFINNIKGGVIPGEYIPAVNKGIQEQLKFGPLAGYPVLDIGIRLHDGSYHDVDSSEIAFKLAASIAFKNGFKKAKPILLEPIMMVEIETPEEYMGDVIGDLNRRRGIIESMVDKDYRKLIKSIVPLSEMFGYATDLRSQTQGRASYSMEFLKYSETPFNISKNIIEKQNK from the coding sequence ATGGCTCGTTTTACACCTATTAAAAATTATAGAAATATTGGTATTAGTGCTCATATTGATGCTGGAAAAACAACTACAACAGAACGAATTTTGTTTTATACAGGTGTAAATCATAAGATAGGAGAAGTTCATGATGGAGCTGCAACAATGGATTGGATGGAACAAGAACAAGAAAGAGGAATAACAATTACTTCAGCAGCAACAACAGCATTTTGGTCAGGAATGGCTAATCAATATGAATCTAATAGAATAAATATTATTGACACTCCTGGTCATGTAGATTTTACAATAGAAGTAGAAAGATCTATGAGAGTGTTAGATGGAGTTATTATGGTATATTGTGCTGTTGGTGGAGTGCAACCTCAATCAGAAACTGTTTGGAGACAAGCTAATAAGTATAATGTTCCAAGAATAGCTTTTATAAATAAAATGGATAGATTAGGAGCAAATTTTTTAAAAGTTGTAAATCAAATTAAAATTCGTTTAGGAGCTAATCCTATACCTATTCAATTATCTATTGGATCAGAAGATAATTTTGTTGGGGTAATAGATTTAATTAAAATGAAAGCTATTCATTGGACAGAAAAAGATCAAGGAATATCTTTTAGTTATAAAAAAATTCCAAATAATTTATTAAAAGAATCTAAAAAATGGAATAAAAAAATAATTGAATTAGTTGCTGAATCTGATGAACAACTTATGGAAAAGTATTTTAATGAAGAAGAATTTACAGAAAATGAAATTAAATCAGTTTTGAGAAAAAAATCTTTAAAAAATGAAATTGTTTTAGTAACTTGTGGATCTGCTTTTAAAAATAAAGGTGTTCAAGCTTTATTAGATGCTGTTATTGATTATTTACCATCTCCAGTTGATGTTGATTGTGTAAAAGGAATTTCTAATATAGAAAGTAATAAAATAATTATAAGACAATCTAATGATAAAGAAGCGTTTTCTGCATTAGCATTTAAAATTTCTACTGATCCTTATGTTGGAAATTTAACATTTTTTAGAGTATATTCAGGAATGATACGTTCAGGAGATATTATTTTAAATTCTATAAAAGGAAAGAAAGAACGTTTAGGAAGAATTGTTTTAATGCATGCAAATAAAAGAGAAGAAATTAAAGAAGTATATTCTGGAGATATAGCAGCTGCAATTGGTTTAAAAGATGTTGTTACAGGAGATACATTATGTGATCAAAACAATCCTATTATTTTAGAGAAAATGGAATTTCCAGAACCTGTTATTTCTATTGCTGTTGAACCTAAAACTAAAATTGATCAAGAAAAAATGGGAACAGCTTTAAATAGATTAGCTAAAGAAGATCCTTCTTTTAAAGTATGGACAGATCAAGAATCTAATCAAACTATTATTGCTGGAATGGGAGAGTTACATTTAGAAATTATTGTCGATCGAATGAAAAGAGAATTTAGTGTTGATGCAAATATTGGACAACCTCAAGTAGCTTATAGAGAAACAATTAGTTTAGAAGTTAAAGATATTGAAGGAAAATATATTAAACAATCTGGAGGAAGAGGGCAATATGGACATGTTGTAATAGATATTTTTCCTTTAGAACCAGGAACAAAAGGATATGAATTTATTAATAATATTAAAGGTGGAGTTATTCCAGGAGAATATATTCCTGCAGTAAATAAAGGAATTCAAGAGCAATTAAAGTTTGGTCCATTGGCTGGTTATCCTGTTTTAGATATTGGTATAAGATTACATGATGGATCTTATCATGATGTAGATTCTTCAGAAATAGCTTTTAAATTAGCTGCATCTATAGCTTTTAAAAATGGATTTAAAAAAGCAAAACCTATTTTACTTGAACCGATTATGATGGTTGAAATAGAGACTCCTGAAGAATATATGGGTGATGTAATTGGTGATTTAAATCGTCGTAGAGGAATTATTGAAAGTATGGTTGATAAAGATTATAGAAAATTAATTAAATCTATTGTTCCTTTATCAGAAATGTTTGGATATGCAACTGATTTAAGATCTCAAACTCAAGGTAGAGCTTCATATTCTATGGAATTTTTAAAATATTCAGAAACCCCTTTTAATATTTCTAAAAATATCATTGAAAAGCAAAATAAATAA
- the rpsG gene encoding 30S ribosomal protein S7, whose product MPRRKVIGSRKILPDPKFSSELLSKFINIVMVDGKKSVSEVIVYNALIKLSKKTGKKPLHSFENALDKVRPIVEVKSRRVGGSTYQVPVEVRPVRRNTLAMRWIIESARKRNDKSMSLRLFNELFDALSNKGNAVKKKEEVHKTAEVNKAFAHYRW is encoded by the coding sequence GTGCCTCGTCGTAAAGTTATTGGATCTAGAAAAATATTACCTGATCCTAAATTTTCATCTGAGTTGTTAAGTAAATTTATTAATATAGTAATGGTTGATGGGAAAAAATCTGTTTCAGAAGTTATAGTTTATAATGCTCTTATAAAACTTTCAAAAAAAACAGGAAAAAAACCATTGCATTCTTTTGAAAATGCATTAGATAAAGTGCGTCCAATAGTAGAAGTAAAATCTAGAAGAGTAGGTGGATCTACTTATCAAGTTCCTGTTGAGGTTAGACCAGTAAGACGGAATACGTTAGCTATGCGTTGGATTATAGAATCTGCTAGAAAAAGAAATGATAAATCAATGTCTCTTAGATTATTTAATGAACTTTTTGATGCTTTATCAAATAAAGGAAATGCTGTAAAAAAAAAAGAAGAAGTTCATAAAACAGCAGAAGTAAATAAAGCTTTTGCACATTATAGATGGTAA
- the rpsL gene encoding 30S ribosomal protein S12: MTTINQLVRKKRFKKIIKSNVPALGKCPQKRGVCLRVYTTTPKKPNSALRKVCRVRLTNGLEVTAYIGGEGHNLQEHSVILIRGGRVKDLPGVRYHIVRGALDCSGVKERNNGRSKYGVKRKKT; this comes from the coding sequence ATGACAACAATTAATCAATTAGTTAGAAAAAAGAGATTTAAAAAAATAATAAAAAGTAATGTTCCAGCTTTAGGAAAATGCCCTCAAAAAAGAGGAGTTTGTTTAAGAGTTTACACTACTACACCAAAAAAACCAAATTCTGCTTTAAGAAAAGTTTGTAGGGTAAGATTAACAAATGGATTAGAAGTTACAGCTTATATCGGAGGAGAAGGTCATAATTTACAAGAACATTCTGTAATATTAATTCGTGGAGGAAGAGTAAAAGATTTACCAGGAGTTAGATATCATATAGTAAGAGGAGCTTTAGATTGTTCAGGAGTAAAAGAAAGAAATAATGGTAGATCAAAATACGGAGTTAAAAGAAAAAAAACTTAA
- the tusB gene encoding sulfurtransferase complex subunit TusB, with protein MLHTLINSPFKSNLILLNKILTKKDDLIILQDGVLLALKNNIFLKKNFFKKKKNYVLLNDLKARGILFSNISKFFIPISYKYFVNLTENHKQQILW; from the coding sequence GTGCTTCATACATTAATTAATTCTCCATTTAAAAGTAATTTAATTTTATTAAATAAGATTTTAACAAAAAAAGATGATTTAATTATTTTACAAGATGGTGTATTACTTGCTTTAAAAAATAATATTTTTTTAAAAAAAAATTTTTTTAAAAAAAAAAAAAATTATGTTTTATTAAATGATTTAAAAGCTAGAGGAATTTTATTTTCTAATATATCTAAATTTTTTATTCCTATAAGTTATAAATATTTTGTTAATTTAACAGAGAATCATAAACAACAAATATTATGGTAA
- the tusC gene encoding sulfurtransferase complex subunit TusC: protein MKNIAIIFSNSPYGNIISQDGLDITISLTTIVNKIEIFFIGDGVFQCLKYKNPSYIRSLDYTKKFKILKILGVKKFYCDKFSLKSRGLLHISNFLFSINILNIKNFIKKISKFDHILNF, encoded by the coding sequence ATGAAAAATATTGCTATTATTTTTTCTAATTCTCCTTATGGAAATATTATAAGTCAAGATGGTTTAGATATAACAATATCTTTAACTACTATTGTAAATAAAATAGAAATTTTTTTTATTGGTGATGGGGTATTTCAATGTTTAAAATATAAAAATCCTAGTTATATTAGATCTTTAGATTATACAAAAAAATTTAAAATATTAAAAATTTTAGGTGTAAAAAAATTTTATTGTGATAAATTTTCTTTAAAAAGTAGAGGTTTATTACATATTTCTAATTTTTTATTTTCTATAAATATTTTAAATATAAAAAATTTTATTAAAAAAATATCTAAATTTGATCATATATTAAATTTTTAA
- the tusD gene encoding sulfurtransferase complex subunit TusD, with product MIYTIIIKGSSCGTENSLSALFFSRALICKNKHKIKSIFFVSDGVLNANKFISPEINEYNLKKKWSIFSLTNKVKLNVCFSAALRRGIIGIKETCNIKILEGNLDIFFKISSLEKLSRHIKISDRVIQF from the coding sequence TTGATTTATACTATTATTATAAAAGGATCTTCTTGTGGAACAGAAAATTCTTTAAGCGCTCTTTTTTTTTCTCGAGCATTAATATGTAAAAATAAACACAAAATAAAAAGCATTTTTTTTGTTAGCGATGGAGTGTTAAATGCTAATAAATTTATATCTCCTGAAATTAATGAATATAATTTAAAAAAAAAATGGAGTATTTTTAGTTTAACAAATAAAGTAAAATTAAATGTTTGTTTTAGTGCAGCTCTAAGACGTGGTATTATTGGTATAAAAGAAACATGTAATATAAAAATATTAGAAGGAAATTTAGATATTTTTTTTAAAATTTCAAGTTTAGAAAAATTATCTAGACATATTAAAATATCTGATCGTGTTATTCAATTTTAA
- the tsgA gene encoding MFS transporter TsgA, which produces MIYKNRIQLTCISFLSYAFMGALITVTGLVIQNISTQFKIPISEASTVFNFLNLGIIISLFCSSWFLELFPLQQQLDYGLILTFLASLLSLLSTNLIIFSISILFFGLVSGMILSVGTFLIANLYHGNERSKKMLLTDSFFSISGIIFPIINIFFISHNIQWNYIYCLIGCIYFIIFIFSKTIILPKFLKKEIQTYHINNQENILNTNIFLLYVSSLIYILGQLGFISWIPEYSIKYINIDIEKSNKIVSSFWLSYIIGMWFFSYFLKFCNLQKIIIFLSGISTIIMFCFIQNTNYLFSLFIISLLGFFSSPIYGIIITLTSIQTINPSPKIINFTLFFGTLGTLLTFLITSPIVKFQGVKSALIASNIFYLLIFFIFILFQYQTNEKIK; this is translated from the coding sequence ATGATATATAAAAATAGAATTCAATTAACTTGTATTAGTTTTTTATCATATGCATTTATGGGTGCATTAATTACTGTAACAGGATTAGTAATACAAAATATTTCTACTCAATTTAAAATACCTATATCAGAAGCAAGCACAGTTTTTAATTTTTTAAATCTTGGAATTATAATTTCATTATTTTGTAGCTCATGGTTTTTAGAATTATTTCCATTACAACAACAACTAGATTATGGATTAATTTTAACTTTCCTAGCTAGTCTTTTATCTTTATTATCTACAAATTTAATAATTTTTTCTATAAGTATATTATTTTTTGGATTAGTAAGTGGAATGATTTTATCTGTTGGAACATTTTTAATTGCAAACCTTTATCATGGAAATGAAAGATCAAAAAAAATGTTATTAACTGATTCATTTTTTAGTATATCAGGAATAATTTTTCCTATAATTAATATATTTTTTATATCTCATAATATTCAATGGAATTATATATATTGTTTAATTGGATGTATTTATTTTATTATATTTATTTTTTCAAAAACTATTATTCTTCCAAAATTTTTAAAAAAAGAAATTCAAACATATCATATAAATAATCAAGAAAATATTTTAAATACTAATATTTTTCTTTTATATGTTTCATCATTAATTTACATATTAGGTCAATTAGGATTTATTTCTTGGATTCCTGAATATTCAATTAAATACATTAATATAGATATAGAAAAATCAAATAAAATTGTTAGTAGTTTTTGGTTAAGTTATATTATTGGAATGTGGTTTTTTAGTTATTTTCTTAAATTTTGTAATTTACAAAAAATTATTATATTTTTATCCGGAATATCTACTATTATTATGTTTTGTTTTATTCAAAACACAAATTATTTATTTTCTTTATTTATAATTTCTTTATTAGGATTTTTTTCAAGCCCAATATATGGAATTATTATAACTTTAACGTCTATTCAAACAATAAATCCATCTCCAAAAATAATTAATTTTACTTTATTTTTTGGAACTCTTGGTACATTATTAACATTTCTTATCACTTCTCCAATTGTAAAATTTCAAGGAGTTAAATCAGCATTAATTGCTTCTAACATTTTTTACTTATTAATTTTTTTTATATTTATATTATTTCAATATCAGACAAATGAAAAAATAAAATAA
- the trpS gene encoding tryptophan--tRNA ligase produces MKLKKLTVFSAIQPSGKLTIGNYISVLKHWKKMQNEYKCIFCIADLHSLTSFTKENRILKKKSVLDTLALYLACGVDPKKSIIFIQSSVHEHSELNWILSCITYYKELSRMTQFKSKLTYTSKKINTGLFNYPILMASDILLYNTDKVHVGQDQKQHVELTRNLAIRFNSNYKKIFTVPDLLMYDLGSKIMSLKDPKRKMSKSDLNKKNVIFLLENPKEILKKIKSSITDSDIPPKIYFDSIKKPGISNLLIILSTLTEISIKELEKYFIGKSYIDLKKEVFNILNIHILKIQKKFFIYRKDIQFLKNISNIGSKKASKIAKKTLCQVYDSLGILRK; encoded by the coding sequence ATGAAATTAAAAAAATTAACAGTTTTTAGTGCAATTCAACCATCAGGAAAATTAACAATAGGAAATTATATAAGTGTTTTAAAACATTGGAAAAAAATGCAAAATGAATATAAATGTATTTTTTGTATTGCTGATTTGCATTCATTAACATCTTTTACTAAAGAAAATAGAATTTTAAAAAAAAAATCTGTTTTGGACACTTTAGCTTTATATTTAGCATGCGGAGTAGATCCTAAAAAAAGTATAATTTTTATACAGTCTTCTGTTCATGAACATTCTGAATTAAATTGGATTTTAAGTTGTATAACATATTATAAAGAATTAAGTCGAATGACTCAATTTAAAAGTAAATTAACTTATACATCTAAAAAAATTAATACTGGATTATTTAATTATCCTATTTTAATGGCTTCTGATATTTTATTATATAATACAGATAAAGTTCATGTTGGGCAAGATCAAAAACAACATGTGGAATTAACTAGAAATTTAGCTATTAGATTTAATTCGAATTATAAAAAAATATTTACTGTTCCTGATTTATTAATGTATGATCTTGGTTCAAAAATTATGTCTTTAAAAGATCCAAAAAGAAAGATGTCTAAATCAGATTTAAATAAAAAAAATGTAATTTTTTTATTAGAAAACCCTAAAGAAATTTTAAAAAAAATAAAATCTTCAATAACAGATTCTGATATTCCTCCTAAAATTTATTTTGATTCTATTAAAAAACCAGGTATTTCAAATTTATTAATTATTCTTTCAACATTAACTGAAATTTCTATAAAAGAATTAGAAAAATATTTTATTGGAAAATCTTATATAGATTTAAAAAAAGAAGTTTTTAATATTTTAAATATTCATATTTTAAAAATTCAAAAAAAATTTTTTATTTATAGAAAAGATATACAATTTTTAAAAAATATTTCTAATATAGGATCTAAAAAAGCATCAAAAATAGCAAAAAAAACTTTATGTCAAGTTTATGATAGTTTAGGTATTTTAAGAAAATGA
- the rpe gene encoding ribulose-phosphate 3-epimerase, giving the protein MNKILLSTSILSANFSILGQEIKNVLKFGADMIHFDVMDNHYVPNLTFGPMVLKSIRNYNILNPIDVHIMAKPVDNLIPLFAQAGADFITIHPESTYHLNRTLNIIKDNGCKVGVAINPALSIDFIDDIIEKLDLVLIMSVDPGFSNQEFMTNTFKKINLIKKKVILSKRKIYISVDGGIKLNHINFLLKSGVNILVIGSYIFNNDPKFIIKKIKNLIFKFNKIKK; this is encoded by the coding sequence ATGAACAAAATACTTTTATCTACTTCAATTTTATCAGCAAATTTTTCTATTTTAGGACAAGAAATAAAAAATGTTTTAAAATTTGGAGCAGACATGATTCATTTTGATGTTATGGATAATCATTATGTTCCAAATTTAACATTTGGACCAATGGTTTTGAAATCTATTAGAAATTATAATATTTTAAATCCAATTGATGTTCATATTATGGCAAAGCCAGTAGATAATTTAATTCCATTATTTGCTCAAGCTGGAGCTGATTTTATTACTATTCATCCAGAATCAACTTATCATTTAAATAGAACTTTAAACATTATAAAAGATAATGGATGTAAAGTTGGTGTTGCTATTAATCCTGCTTTATCAATTGATTTTATTGATGATATTATAGAAAAATTAGATTTAGTTCTAATTATGTCTGTAGATCCTGGATTTTCTAATCAAGAATTTATGACAAATACTTTTAAAAAAATAAATTTAATAAAAAAAAAAGTTATTTTAAGTAAACGAAAAATTTATATTTCTGTTGATGGAGGAATAAAGTTAAATCATATTAATTTTTTATTAAAATCAGGAGTAAATATTCTTGTTATTGGATCATATATTTTTAATAATGATCCTAAATTTATTATTAAAAAAATAAAAAATTTGATATTTAAATTCAATAAAATTAAAAAATAA
- the aroB gene encoding 3-dehydroquinate synthase, producing the protein MLKKLVIPIKDKNYPIIIGFNIFKKNEIFSFFNKKKRYILITNKILLKIFKNTILKYFKQNKINIEIITIPNGENYKSLKEVNYIITKLLKKNCGRDSILIAFGGGVIGDITGFVASIYQRGIEFIQIPTTLLAQVDASVGGKTGVNHILGKNMIGTFWQPKFIVIDLFFLSTLPKNELFSGFAEVIKYSIIFNKKFFLWLEKNFINLINLHTKYLLYCIKKCCKLKSKIISIDEKEENCRMVLNFGHTYGHAIESYFNYKKYLHGEAISIGMVIASKTSEILGFLKKKTVCRIISLLKKFNLPVLPPKNMPLDSYFFYMKKDKKNIFGNIRLILPHKIGLVKLHDKVTKEIIFSSIKNSLKN; encoded by the coding sequence ATGTTAAAGAAATTAGTTATTCCTATTAAAGACAAAAATTATCCAATTATTATTGGTTTTAATATTTTTAAAAAAAATGAAATTTTTTCATTTTTTAATAAAAAAAAAAGATATATTTTAATAACAAACAAAATTTTATTAAAAATTTTTAAAAATACAATTTTAAAATATTTTAAACAAAATAAAATAAATATTGAAATTATTACAATACCAAACGGAGAAAATTATAAATCATTAAAAGAAGTTAATTATATTATTACTAAATTATTAAAAAAAAATTGTGGAAGGGATTCTATACTTATTGCTTTTGGTGGTGGTGTTATTGGAGATATTACAGGATTTGTTGCTTCTATTTATCAAAGAGGAATAGAGTTTATTCAAATACCAACAACTTTACTTGCGCAAGTAGATGCTTCTGTTGGAGGAAAAACTGGTGTGAATCATATTTTAGGTAAAAATATGATTGGAACTTTTTGGCAACCAAAGTTTATTGTTATTGATTTATTTTTTTTATCAACTTTACCAAAAAATGAATTATTTTCTGGATTTGCTGAAGTTATAAAATATTCAATTATTTTTAATAAAAAATTTTTTTTATGGTTAGAAAAAAATTTTATTAATTTGATTAATTTACATACTAAATATTTATTATATTGTATTAAAAAATGTTGTAAATTGAAGTCAAAAATAATTTCTATTGATGAAAAAGAAGAAAATTGTAGAATGGTATTAAATTTTGGTCATACATATGGTCATGCTATTGAATCATATTTTAATTATAAAAAATATTTGCATGGAGAAGCAATATCTATAGGTATGGTTATTGCTTCTAAAACTTCAGAGATTTTAGGATTTTTAAAAAAAAAAACTGTTTGTAGAATCATTTCTTTATTAAAAAAATTTAATTTACCTGTTCTTCCTCCAAAAAATATGCCTTTAGATAGTTATTTTTTTTATATGAAGAAAGATAAAAAAAATATTTTTGGAAATATTCGATTAATTTTGCCTCATAAAATAGGTTTAGTTAAACTTCATGATAAAGTTACAAAAGAAATAATTTTTTCTTCTATTAAAAATTCTTTAAAGAATTAA
- the aroK gene encoding shikimate kinase AroK, which translates to MNMKKNLFLIGPMGAGKSTVGRNLAKKLKMKFYDSDEEIEKRTGADINWVFDVEGEKGFRKRESKIIYELTHKKGIVLATGGGSILSSVNRKYLTSYGIVIYLKITLEKQLIRTQTDKNRPLLHMKKSLKSTLKKLKFERNHLYKNMSDIIINADNYSSQTIVKNIIKSLNL; encoded by the coding sequence ATTAATATGAAAAAAAATTTATTTTTAATAGGACCGATGGGAGCTGGAAAAAGCACAGTTGGAAGAAATTTAGCCAAAAAACTAAAAATGAAATTTTATGATTCTGATGAAGAAATTGAAAAAAGAACTGGAGCTGATATAAATTGGGTTTTTGATGTTGAAGGAGAAAAAGGTTTTAGAAAAAGAGAATCAAAAATTATTTATGAATTAACTCATAAAAAAGGAATTGTTTTAGCTACAGGTGGTGGATCAATACTTTCTAGTGTAAATAGAAAATATTTAACTTCATATGGAATTGTTATTTATTTAAAAATTACTCTTGAAAAACAATTAATAAGAACACAAACAGACAAAAATAGACCATTATTGCATATGAAAAAATCTTTAAAATCTACTTTAAAAAAATTAAAATTTGAGCGTAATCATTTATATAAAAATATGTCTGATATTATTATTAATGCTGATAATTATAGTTCTCAGACTATAGTTAAAAATATAATTAAATCATTAAATTTATAA
- a CDS encoding peptide chain release factor 3 encodes MKKKILPKKDILKIKSRKTFAIISHPDSGKTTITEKFLLLGKVIREAGTIKSRKSKKYAQSDWMEIEKKRGISVTTSIMKFIYLNHHLNLLDTPGHEDFSEDTYRVLTAVDCCIMIIDASKSVEKRTKKLIKVARLKKIPIITFINKLDRDSYDSIKILDDIEKKLNISCIPINWPIGSGRNFKGVINILNKKIYLYFNNNKYKNKNYKKSIDSFDIKILKKYFTHSEILNFTEDLNLIQSCYDKFNKKNFLKGLETPIFFGSALINFGVNHILKGLINWAPYPNYRNSLTRKVYSIEKNFSGFVFKIQANMNLKHHDRVAFLRIVSGKYKKGMKLYHVRTKKNNIINNAVNFIAGKRFLIDKAYPGDIIGIYNKGNIKIGDTFTQGENINFIEIPKFSPELFKIIYLKDALNQKKLLRGLKQLSEEGAVHVFKPFINNSLILGVIGQLQFDVILERLNFEYKVLASYKNTNISLIRWISCDNLFFLEQFKKENYSSLAYDNDNEIIYFSSSNFKLNLIIKKYNKIIFSKIK; translated from the coding sequence ATGAAAAAGAAAATTTTGCCTAAAAAAGATATTTTAAAAATTAAATCTAGAAAGACTTTTGCAATTATTTCTCATCCAGATTCTGGTAAAACAACTATTACAGAAAAATTTTTATTATTAGGAAAAGTTATTCGTGAAGCAGGTACTATTAAATCTAGGAAATCTAAGAAATATGCTCAATCAGATTGGATGGAAATTGAAAAAAAAAGAGGAATTTCTGTTACTACATCTATTATGAAATTTATTTATTTAAATCATCATTTAAATTTATTAGATACTCCAGGTCATGAAGATTTTTCAGAAGATACATATCGTGTTTTAACTGCAGTTGATTGTTGTATTATGATCATTGATGCATCTAAAAGTGTTGAAAAAAGAACTAAAAAATTAATTAAAGTTGCTCGTTTAAAAAAAATTCCAATTATTACATTTATTAATAAATTAGATCGAGATTCTTATGATTCAATTAAAATTTTAGATGATATAGAAAAAAAATTAAATATTTCTTGTATTCCAATAAATTGGCCTATTGGTAGTGGTAGAAATTTTAAAGGAGTTATTAATATTTTAAATAAAAAAATATATTTATATTTTAATAATAATAAATATAAAAATAAAAATTATAAAAAATCTATTGATAGTTTTGATATAAAAATTTTAAAAAAATATTTTACACATTCTGAAATTTTAAATTTTACAGAAGATTTAAATTTAATTCAATCTTGTTATGATAAATTTAATAAAAAAAATTTTTTAAAAGGATTAGAAACGCCAATTTTTTTTGGAAGTGCTTTAATTAATTTTGGAGTAAATCATATTTTAAAAGGTTTAATTAATTGGGCTCCTTATCCAAATTATCGAAATAGTTTAACAAGAAAAGTATATTCAATAGAAAAAAATTTTTCTGGATTTGTTTTTAAAATTCAAGCAAATATGAATTTAAAACATCATGATAGAGTTGCATTTCTTAGAATAGTTTCAGGAAAATATAAAAAAGGAATGAAATTATATCATGTACGAACAAAAAAAAATAATATTATTAATAATGCAGTAAATTTTATTGCTGGTAAAAGATTTTTAATAGACAAAGCTTATCCAGGAGATATTATTGGAATATATAATAAAGGAAATATAAAAATTGGTGATACTTTTACTCAAGGAGAAAATATAAATTTTATTGAAATTCCAAAATTTTCTCCAGAATTATTTAAAATTATTTATTTAAAAGATGCATTAAATCAAAAAAAATTATTAAGAGGATTAAAACAATTATCAGAAGAAGGAGCTGTTCATGTTTTTAAACCATTTATAAATAATTCTTTAATTTTAGGAGTAATTGGTCAATTACAATTTGATGTAATTTTAGAAAGATTAAATTTTGAATATAAAGTATTAGCCAGTTATAAAAACACTAATATATCTTTAATACGTTGGATATCTTGTGATAATTTATTTTTTTTAGAACAATTTAAAAAAGAAAATTATTCTTCTTTGGCATATGATAATGATAATGAAATAATATATTTTTCTAGTAGTAATTTTAAATTAAATTTAATTATTAAAAAATATAATAAAATAATTTTTTCAAAAATTAAATAA